CAGAGAATAGCAGAACAATGGACAGTTTCGTACAAGACATTAAAATATGTGAAAGTCAAGCCAACCAAGTAAATAAATAAGGATTGCTAGAATATGTTTCCTAGGGATTCATCTTTCAAAACTTCAATGCGTAACCAAAACATACATAATCCAGGACTAAGTATGTCGATAACAATATGCGTTATACTTCCCACATCTTCCCACGTTAcgcaaaataaatataatagcaAAATCTTTAGTGGCAAACAACGTAAATGTACGTTAGCAAGTGCGTGTTCTATGCTATATTACGTGTAGCAGTTGACATTACACATTAGTTGTGAAAGTTCTGAGTTTTCTAAAATGAATAGACAATTGCTATAGCAAATAATAAATAGGAATACCTACAGGTGTGAACACATCAATGATACACGATTTTGTCTATATATTTGCTTTTATTAAATTAAACCAATAAAATGCCAAAAAACaatgtaaagaaaaatttaaaaaaaaaacattgaaccaataatataaaagagaaaaaacgaTAAACAAATAATACGACAGATGTAAAATTTCAGGGAATTTTAAAGTGGGCGCagaaatttatgtttttatataacaCTTTAACAACATTTGTGTGAATTTGCGCATTCTTTTGCATTTGCTTTTTTACTCGGTAATTTAGCAAAAGCTGATACCGAAagtaaaattccaaaaaatagCAACGATTTCATCcgtttttccagaaaaaagaagcaacatttaagaaaaagaatttcAGTTACGTGAAAGAGAATTGAAagtaaaagaagaagaaaaccaTGTTCCAGATATTCATGGACAAAATGAAAAAGTGATACAGTTTGGATAGTTGGTTGCTTGTTTTTGTTACTTCTGTTGCTGTTGTTTCTTCACAATTAATGTTACTACTTACCTATTGAAGGTCAGGACATTAGAAGTGGTGGTTTGGCGTTCAGTAGACAACGTGAGTATATAAACATAATTTTCTTATCTTTTAAACGCATTTTTTACCAGAAAACATTGTTTTAGTATTATCAGTTctgtttttaattagttttggTAAGCGACACTGAAAATGCAAAAGTAAATTTGTGTTATatagaaaacaataaaaatccCAACCAGAAATGAATAAACATTTGTAATTCTGACTGTTGCCTTTCTCGTGTTCTGGTAATTCCActtaaatttttcttaccaGATTTTAAACGACTGTAGTTTGTAGCTAGCCCTCCTAGCTTTCACCCACATGTGTTCcattaaaaacaaagcaaagGAAAACACAGTTCCTGCAACCATCACAACAAATAATCCACCAAATGAATATATATCAGCTTGTTCAATGTGATCATGATTTTTGCCGGCCTTACAATTATTACGAAACCAGCGTTTATCTAAATTCTCTAGCTCTCCGCTTGATTTATATTTCCGAATACTTCTTGTTATTCCATTTAGAAGTTCTGATTCTTTGGCGGTGGCAAATGCATAACCACCATCTGGTATAATTTCTCCCACCATATGAATATTGCATTGGACATCTTTACTGCCATAATATTTCAATATAGTAGCATCATGGATTATGGCGTCTAACTTTCTAAATGGAAAATACATAGATTtcacagaaagaagaaaaaccAGAGAAGAGTCTTTAGTTCTgcacatgttttttatttttcgcataATGCAGTTTGTATAAGCATGAGTTCATATTTGATTGGGccatgacttttttttttttttttgctccagttttaaaacaaaaagtttgTCTAAGAAGAACCAACTATGATATCTGCTTTACTAACATATTTTAGATTCGATTAGATTGCATTTTTTATTACATCATGACACTTGATAATTACTATACCTTCAATGACCTTAAATTCTTTGTGGAAAAATTTCATGCAGGCATTTGtgagtttaataatttttaatatccgTTAGGAATTGCCTTCATGTCTAGAACTTATTTCCCTTTTGACGCCAAGGTAATTAATTCTTGCTGTTTAATATGCGGGGtatttttagaacaaaattttcattCGTTTATTATTgccattgttatttttttcacatctaTTATTTTCAAAACCCACCTACCCTGATCTCAGATCATTCATTGCTTGGTCAGTATCAATAAAATTGAACTTTTTCATATAATCGTACATCGCCCTCCATTCTTTCTTATCGCTATCACGAAACATCTGTGTTATGCCAGAGTTGTCCAGAGTCCCAAATTTAAAGTCAAGCGTAGGATTCGTGATCTAAAGGATTAATAAAATTGTTAAACTCGGAAATCGTAACGGTATATTGACCTAAGAGCTTGCACAAACTTTGCAGTGTTATAAATGGTGCGTAGCTTACCTTTTCATCTTTCAGACCCTTGATAGGAAAAAAATGGGGGTTTATTACTTTGTTTGCTGTCAGTATCGCCGTGTATGAAGACATCAGTATCATCATAAATATAGCAACAGAGATGGCAATAATTCTTGTACTTATTTGTGTTGGGTTTTGTGCACCCATATCGCGCTGAAACACAAGTCCTATCTGGTATAATATACTTTCTGACCATGGATAGAATGGTTGCTCCTTTTGATGAATACAATACTCCATACAAGATAAAATTATACTAGCAAGAAAAGCCACAAGGAATGTAGCTGTCCACAATTGGATTGTAAGCGGCGAAAACACTttcaaactaaaaaaagaatattcaattttttgtgcCACAGTTGCAATTGCTACACCATTTGATCTAAATGGTTCAGAAAACATTATTCGTTTAGCTCGCGTCGCATACATCGTAAGTGGTGCCAGTATTAATTCTGCTTTCCCTGTTATAAGATCTCCAACTAGACCGTTATATGTTCCGTTAACTTCTGTTCCGTAGGCACCATCTTCAACAATATATAAGTGTGTAGATATTTCAAGTTCTGATTCCATAAAAACAAGCAAGTCTATACACAAACCAATGCAACAGCGTGGTACAGGCAATCTAGATTCATTTTGGTATTGACTTTCCCAGCAGATTCTTCCCAATTCGCAGTTATTGGTGTACTTGCTAGGAGGATGACGTGCAAACATAATAAAAGGAGGCTCAATAATTGTGACAGTTCTTATCATTTTTCTTCCTTTGCTTTGCGTGTTGGCTATTGACAGGTCTATTGTTGTTGATAGTTTTTCTTCGCGAATTAAGGGTGACCATAGCATCTGATTTAGTAAAAACAATTCCGATAGTTGTCGCATATTTTCTGCATGATATAACATTATTTTGTCTCCTTTAATTCTAAAGCAAAGGAAATaaagatcaattttttttgtattttttgctgAATTGCTTGTTTCAGACAGTAAAAGCTAGAACAATGGTTGAATCTTTCCAGAAATATATCATGCGTAACATTATACAGTTTCGGATTTGTATGTTACCTTTTTGACATAGCATTACTGTCGGAGGGAAgactaatttaaaatatttctgaacGAATATTTACCTGAGTTTATTGATATCAGAAACAAAAGCACAGTCAAGCGCTAAGGAGCTGTTGTTAAGCTTTAAATCAACATAAAAGATGTGCGCAGTATGATCTTCTTCGAAGAATCCCAACTCTTTCTTATTTGTTAACCATACAAAACCTTCATCCAAGATCTCTATGGTCAATGCCATTCTCATGATGTCCAAGTTACACTGCAGCGAGCATAAAAGGACAAACATCTTGAACCCGTGAGCCTTCCAAGTGGAAACGTCTTTAGCAAGTCTTTTCCTATTAATACCATTGCTGTAGAGAAAAGTTTCgtattgaaaatattcttgaatatGTTGATTTCTTCCCCGATCCAGTATAAGGAGAGTTTTAAAGTTATAATACTCCTCCAAAATCGGAAGgatgcaaaaattattttggaaatttGTGGTGGTGTTGaactaaataaagaaaaaaaattatgactaTTTATTCAGAGGGCCAATCAGATACTAGATACTTATTTTTCATTGAATAAATGGCAGGAAAGCGAAGGTTTCTCATGCAACAATTTTTGTCCATACTATTCAGTTTAAAGTCTGAGTAACCGAGTCAGAAAAGAAAGGACAATGATTCCCTCAACCTGTCACTTTTGAACTACACAAAGACGACAGCCTAATTTTCATGTTTATTTTCGATTAATTGCTGACGTCTGTAAAAATTAGAGAATTGCGAATTATGAAGTTGCCAAAGAAGCAGTtgtcctaatttttttttctttactttgagGCGATCAGAAATGACAGCCCGAAGTCCGAAGTAAGACGTCCCCTTATTCCCCCACCCCCATTCCCCAACCTTTATATATGGGTGGAATCAAGAACTATAAGAATTAAGTGTTCCCTACTTACCAACTCCTCACCAATGTAATTGGCATACACATCCAATATTTTTGATTCGTGATCACTATACTTTTTTAACGTCAGTGAAAATGAACCACTAGAAATTTGGACTTCTTGAAAAAGTTGTATAACCTCATGCAACGAGTTATTGCTATTTTTACACAGATTTATTGACAATACCAGAAGTTGATATCTTGCAAGAATTGATAAAATAACCACTGTTAAATGAAATATCATTCTAAGTCTTTAAAACTATTTACTAAAATAAAGTTTAACCATCTTCGTAAACTTTCTCAGTCAGTATTCTGTGTCAATATAACTTCTATCTATAATATATTATTACATTAGGTGTATATGGGTTATCACCTTAGACGCAAACGAAAACAATTCGAAAGGAGAAAACGACATTCAATTGattcacaattttttaaatcctgCAAAAAAACATATCAATATTTAATGACAGGTAGGAGTTTTACTGATTATGAAAACAAACAgcatttaataattaaaaaactttagagAAGAATTTTTGCAAGAAGAATTTCTTGCGGAATTCACTTATGCAGTTGACAGGCATGAAGAGAAATTTTAGCAGAACGAATTTTTGTGATTAAAACTTATTCTTGGACTATCAAGTAGATTTTTAACCATTATCGgttcaatattttaaaaaaatgcgaaaTTTATTTTCCGATTGATTTATTTTGTCTGGTTTTGAGAACTCAATTGCAAATGCAAATACATATTTCTTCCTCCAAAAGTTTCTTTCCTTAAGATAAGACTGCTCGTTAGGACATGGGAAATGCAAAAGAGATCGTTATTAATGTATCGCATTTGCCGTTTCGGTCAAAAgtattttatgcattttaacaCGAAATCCATCCACATGAAAGACGGATTGATGATATCATTATAGAGTCGCAAAAAGATCAGTGACATGAATACGTGCCTGTTTAACCTTACTTATACTGTGTTTTTTTTCAGTATCAAATGTCCCCCGACGTATCCGAAAAATAGTATAGTAGATGATTTTGAACTGCTTAATTCGCtttttaaaggagaactaacgaagAAAACCAATATATGCTTCTAcgtaataaaaacattctttaatATAATAGAAACAATATGGAttaagtttttttagttttttaattttttttcttgtccaAATTTTTGTTCAAAACAGTAATAATTACGTCAACGGTCAACGCCATTATTGAACAAAATCCGCCCTGGTTCGCACATGTTTTATAGACTTGTGACGTCAAACGGCGTAAAATGGTGAATAAAGTCTCGCTATCGTTGTACGAAGAATTCGCAGCTTCTTATACTCAAACACAAGAATATACTAAAGCCAGGTTTACACTAATTCAAATAACATAATTCTTATGGTAATTCGCATGTTATTCGCATGCAATAAGAATTATATTTCTTGGTGTGAACAGTTCTTTTATTTGCATGTTATGTTCATCGCATGTTATTCGTACGAGCTgcataagaatttttttatgccAATAACATGCGAATTGTGAAGATCACACCGCTTGATCTTTCTTGATTTATTACCCAAAGGTTGctatgattaaaaaaataaaaaatggttaaGCCTATAACAGCAATTATAGAAGACGAAACCATTTGTGAAGAAGTTTAGTTTCCTTTAGCAAAACGTTGTACGTACTCTTCGATTCTCTCTGAAGAAATATTTCTTCGGACCATCTGGTTGTTATTTAAACTTcggtctttttttattattgatatCATAAAAATTGTCGCGCAGAGCATGTCTTCATCGGAGAAGTCCAgttaaaaatctaaattttttttctgctgtTTGGCTTGATGTGAACATATCAGTTTAGAAACGTTacacatattttctttttattttttagtgtaaTAAGGGGTCTAATGGGACAGTTGCACCACAAAATTCTTCTTATAGACTACTTGACGTACCTAGACTATAAAAATTAGAATGCAAAGGTTTTCTGTGGCAACTGGACAGCATGTGTCTTAATCCTATGCTGCTGTTAAATACACTGACTATATCTATTTACACTCCTGTCATCTGTTTTTATCTATGTTGCTGTTGCCACTTATGACTGCTTACCACTATTAGAAGCTAACTTGCTGACCAAGTCAAAGACACTAAGCAAAAGTCAATAAAAGACCAGAGAGGTGGGGAGAAATAACTTCAAAAACACGATATagatatttaaaactttaccaCAGGCAGACGCAGACAGCACAGCTTTTAGCTAACCAGCGTATCGTCGATATGGCCTGCCAAAACAAAGCCGATTCGACAAAAGTTAATCCCCGATCTTCGTATTTAATGAAAATAATTATGCGCCTTATATTGATTCAATTAATTGGAATAATCTTGTCTTAACCAAAAATGACTGTAAATATTTCATGAAATATGAAATGTTTGCAATGAAGTGTTTAAATGACATGTCTTGACAATATTTTTACGACGCTTGTTAACAATTTTTCAGAGAGTTCTGTTATACGCAGGTCCAATAAACCAGCAATCGCGTGGGTACGTCCATCTGATAAATTTGCGATGTTACGGCAGTTGCATTAACAAAGCGGTCGAAGGAGGAAAATGCTGGCTGTTTAATAAGATTTCGATTTAATTTGAACTCTTAATAATACAGTGGAATATCGCGAAAGCGGAAGCAGTGGTActtaaaacaaaaagattttacGCAAAATCGGTCATACAATAAGACGGACAATTTTTGtaccaaacaaaatttgtcACTATAAACGCTCCTTACAAAGCGCCCATTATAAAAAtagatttaagaaaaaaaattcaatatttttacattttccaattttatacattttctcatcaaaacgtttttgtttttcgttcTTTTTCTTGTTGTCACGAATtatataaagaaatttttaaatctttaactAAGGAATCTAAAACAGAAGTCAATCAAAAAATACTTCGCAAATCTTTTGTAGTCTGTTTCTTTTATGAATAACATTTTTTGCTCAAACAATCCCTCTAACAATCCTCGTGAAGTAAAGCTTAAGAAACCTTTTTCTGTCAAAATTCTacctaaaaactatttttttttttttgcaaactcTCTATAAATTTGACATCCActttagagagattccactgtgtATTGTCCTGCCAGCTCGGTTACACTAATCAACTGATGTAAGTAATGTTACCTATAACTCGACGAAAAAAATACATCTTTTTACTAGGTTTTTAGCTGGGCTTGTTAACTATAAAAATAGTTAATGTAGTTAAACTCCACAGTTTTAAAATATCGTAGAAgagttatttaaattcttatgttgttttttaatagTTTAGCTGACGAAGTTCCGTTGATATCACTTGTCAATTTAATTGCTTAacctttcaaaaatttattttgaaaatagttTTGTACATATAGTGTTTAGTTTGCTCTTAGGTTCGAAATTTTCTCCTTCCGCAATAATATCGATGTAAAATACAGAACGGAACGAACATCGTAACCGGCTGTACTGTGTGGTGGAAACAGATAAATATTAATACattattaaataatattttacataGAAAAATTCTCTCGCTAcccaatgttaaaaataatatatcgaGTAATTGTGGATTTCTATAGCTAGAAAGTTCTTTACATTATAAACATTCATATTAAATTGAATTATGTCTATAAACGCCATTCGCTGCAATAAATCTAAAGTTAATTGATGGTCCTCTGCAATACTGGAATGTTCAAATTACTACGTTGGTCTGTATGTTTTTGAGATTGGAAATTTGAAAGTATGTTTTCCTAGGTTAATATATTATAGCAGACTATTTTTATCGACTCTTTTTAGAGATGTCTTGGTTGATAAAAAATCAGACATCCACATAAGATATATAATGTATTGAGCTCTCTCTAGCCAGTGGGTGTTTACGAATCAAGCATATATAACAGAAGAAGCTGCAATAAGTGAGGCAGTACTAACACGTGACATGCACAACAtaacatatattttgtttacataaatggtagcttaaaaagCTATGAAAATTATGACAGCCTTATACTCTAAACGTTGTTGGCGACAAGGTAAGAATTTCACGCGTGCAAGCGCAAAAAACATCTAACAATTCTACGATTCTTTTGGTTGTATAGAgctacaaaattttatgattaaaGGTATTGTAACCGTTCACTCTTAGGACCCATGTGATTGTAAAAAGCACAAAAATTAGATTAATGGCGGTATTATAAACCTTCTTCTATAGGACCCATTTGGGCGTATAAAAGTATGTTTCCTGTTgccatgttttatttttttaagcattCACCCTTTCATATCTAAAGAATTAATTTTGATGGCATCATTTGAATCTAATATTTTGTCATCTTTGTACgaaagttttattaaaattagtATGTACTTAGAATATTGCATTTAAAGATTTCCCACTAAGGAAAAATATAACAACGTGATTGGGGTAATAACTTGGATTAATATTTCGTTTAAATCAGGTCTGTATTTTATTCCTAGGAACTACATATCGTCTTAGCAACACCTTAGTAACCACCTCGTCACCAATACACCTTTAATGAATTATTATATAATCAATACAACATTATAAAATACATATACATGTAtatcaacaaaattttgataaaagttACCTCAATATGATAAATACAATACTCCTCTGAAAgtacaaactttttttaaaactttcatcACAAGCCCCAAAGCCCCAAAATAATTCCAAAATTTCAGCTTAATTACATTCCTAACAAACGTTGTCACTTGTCAATAAAGTGACTTAGTTGATATGATTCAAACTTCAGCGTGCAAACCATTTATTCTGTTAAACATATATTGGTTGATATAATGTTATAATTTTCGCAAACGctttacttttttctttcgtGTGAGAGCGCAACTTGCAAACTTAGAATTTCGTAAGCGTGCCTTTGAAAATAACACCGACATAATAACCTTTGTCTGTCTGTCGGTCAAAACGGGGTCATTTTTAACTATACAGAAAATATTtatgctacaaataaaaaagcGTATAGTTTTATTGACTTTGCTGCTACGGACAAATTTCTATGGATTTTACAATGGCAAACAGCTACTCTGTATAAAAAGACGCTGTGGTCTGTCAGTTATACCAGGCTATTTTGCGTTAAAGATGCGATTTTCAGGCTGTGCAATATATGTCTAATAATTCCCTTTGATTTGGGCTACTGACTAGTTTCATTCAAATGCCCCTGAGAAAATTTTATGCTGTACAAGCTGACACATTGTGATTCTCAGTCTTTTCAATAGAATATTATAACGAAAGTCGGCTAACTTCTATTACTTTaggaattaaaatatttatgacTATTATTACCATTCTTttcgttgaaaaaaaattattatttaagcgctgttattgaaagaaaaaatgtaaatgCAACTGTGAAATTCTTAGTTTGAAATCAATACTATGTTTGTTAAGTATCAATGATTT
Above is a window of Hydractinia symbiolongicarpus strain clone_291-10 chromosome 3, HSymV2.1, whole genome shotgun sequence DNA encoding:
- the LOC130635639 gene encoding glutamate receptor ionotropic, NMDA 2B-like, which produces MIFHLTVVILSILARYQLLVLSINLCKNSNNSLHEVIQLFQEVQISSGSFSLTLKKYSDHESKILDVYANYIGEELFNTTTNFQNNFCILPILEEYYNFKTLLILDRGRNQHIQEYFQYETFLYSNGINRKRLAKDVSTWKAHGFKMFVLLCSLQCNLDIMRMALTIEILDEGFVWLTNKKELGFFEEDHTAHIFYVDLKLNNSSLALDCAFVSDINKLRIKGDKIMLYHAENMRQLSELFLLNQMLWSPLIREEKLSTTIDLSIANTQSKGRKMIRTVTIIEPPFIMFARHPPSKYTNNCELGRICWESQYQNESRLPVPRCCIGLCIDLLVFMESELEISTHLYIVEDGAYGTEVNGTYNGLVGDLITGKAELILAPLTMYATRAKRIMFSEPFRSNGVAIATVAQKIEYSFFSLKVFSPLTIQLWTATFLVAFLASIILSCMEYCIHQKEQPFYPWSESILYQIGLVFQRDMGAQNPTQISTRIIAISVAIFMMILMSSYTAILTANKVINPHFFPIKGLKDEKITNPTLDFKFGTLDNSGITQMFRDSDKKEWRAMYDYMKKFNFIDTDQAMNDLRSGKLDAIIHDATILKYYGSKDVQCNIHMVGEIIPDGGYAFATAKESELLNGITRSIRKYKSSGELENLDKRWFRNNCKAGKNHDHIEQADIYSFGGLFVVMVAGTVFSFALFLMEHMWVKARRASYKLQSFKI